The following proteins come from a genomic window of Proteiniphilum propionicum:
- the murQ gene encoding N-acetylmuramic acid 6-phosphate etherase, giving the protein MAFIKVTEQSSLYDDLEKKTVLEILTEINQEDHKVAAAVQNTIPEIEKLVTGIVERMRRGGRLFYIGAGTSGRLGVLDASEIPPTFGMPNTYVIGLIAGGDTALRNPVEAAEDDPDKGWEELMEHKINENDVLVGIAASGTTPYVAGALRHARKKGILTGAISCNPGSPVAAEAEIKIEPVVGPEYVTGSTRMKSGTAQKMVLNMITTGTMIKLGRVKGNRMVNMQLTNQKLVDRGTRIIVDELGLSYGQAKNLLLLHGSVKKAIDSYKNQQKL; this is encoded by the coding sequence ATGGCTTTTATAAAAGTAACAGAACAATCATCTTTATACGATGATCTGGAGAAAAAAACGGTTCTCGAAATTCTGACAGAAATCAATCAGGAGGATCACAAAGTGGCAGCAGCTGTCCAAAATACTATTCCCGAAATTGAGAAGCTCGTAACAGGTATCGTTGAAAGGATGCGGCGGGGAGGACGGCTTTTTTACATTGGTGCCGGGACAAGCGGCAGGCTTGGTGTACTTGACGCCTCGGAGATACCACCCACTTTCGGTATGCCCAACACCTATGTGATAGGGCTGATAGCAGGAGGCGACACAGCACTGCGTAACCCGGTTGAAGCAGCTGAAGACGATCCTGACAAAGGATGGGAGGAGCTTATGGAACACAAAATAAATGAGAACGATGTACTTGTGGGCATTGCCGCATCGGGTACAACACCCTACGTGGCAGGTGCGCTACGGCATGCGCGTAAAAAGGGAATACTTACCGGTGCTATCAGTTGCAACCCAGGCTCACCCGTAGCAGCTGAAGCTGAAATAAAAATAGAACCCGTTGTGGGACCGGAATATGTTACCGGGAGTACGCGAATGAAATCCGGGACGGCTCAGAAAATGGTATTGAATATGATCACCACCGGCACTATGATTAAACTTGGCAGGGTGAAAGGCAACCGCATGGTCAATATGCAACTTACAAACCAAAAGCTTGTGGATAGAGGTACCCGGATAATTGTAGATGAACTGGGCCTTTCATATGGACAGGCGAAAAATCTGCTGCTTTTACACGGATCCGTCAAAAAAGCAATTGACAGCTATAAAAATCAGCAAAAACTGTAA
- a CDS encoding lipid II:glycine glycyltransferase FemX produces the protein MLTNIRSKGTEELYATPILQQTAFWSAVKRTLGAEAIAINFSSRRSGMYSVSGKDSDYVIKSDVLVILQQIDRNHSVAYVPYGPEIEPDDEFQGLFLEELSECLRSFLPKECILIRYDLCWESYWAKEKDYFDENGMWKGEPEIHTQELRFNFNTHNWNFKKACSNILPANTIYLDLTHDADTLLKLMKPKTRYNIGLSKRKGVNVRSMGMEGIDIWYDLYKETAERNNILLNDIKYFNAVLTARTDNTSSPANVKLLVAEFKGKPLAAMFLVISGNRGSYLYGASSSQHRNLMATYALQWEAIMQSRNAGCTEYDMFGISPSPEPCHPLYGLYRFKSGFGGEIFHSLGCWDYPLNSEMYTLFRASELNSQGYHLS, from the coding sequence ATGTTAACGAACATTCGTTCAAAAGGGACGGAAGAACTTTATGCCACACCCATTTTACAGCAGACAGCTTTCTGGTCGGCAGTGAAGAGAACACTTGGAGCAGAGGCGATAGCAATTAACTTCTCGTCGCGAAGATCCGGAATGTACTCAGTTTCAGGAAAAGATAGCGACTATGTTATAAAGTCTGATGTGCTGGTTATACTTCAGCAAATAGACAGGAATCACTCCGTGGCATATGTTCCATACGGGCCGGAAATTGAACCCGATGACGAGTTTCAGGGATTGTTTCTGGAAGAGTTATCTGAATGTCTGCGCTCATTTTTACCTAAAGAGTGTATTCTCATCCGATACGACCTGTGCTGGGAATCGTATTGGGCAAAAGAGAAAGATTATTTCGATGAGAACGGTATGTGGAAAGGTGAACCTGAAATCCATACACAGGAGTTGCGTTTCAACTTCAACACGCACAACTGGAATTTCAAAAAAGCCTGTTCCAATATCTTGCCGGCAAATACTATTTATCTGGATCTGACACACGATGCTGACACCCTTTTAAAACTTATGAAACCTAAAACACGTTACAACATAGGTTTGTCTAAACGCAAAGGAGTAAATGTAAGATCGATGGGAATGGAAGGTATTGATATCTGGTACGATCTTTACAAAGAAACGGCAGAAAGAAACAATATTCTCCTCAACGACATAAAATACTTCAATGCAGTACTTACAGCACGCACCGATAACACCAGCTCACCGGCAAACGTGAAACTATTAGTGGCGGAATTCAAAGGAAAACCGCTGGCGGCCATGTTTCTGGTTATAAGTGGTAACAGGGGTTCGTACCTTTACGGCGCATCTTCATCGCAACACCGGAACCTTATGGCAACCTATGCATTACAGTGGGAGGCCATCATGCAGTCAAGAAACGCAGGCTGTACAGAATACGATATGTTTGGCATCTCTCCTTCTCCTGAACCTTGTCATCCGCTTTACGGGTTGTACAGATTCAAGTCAGGTTTCGGCGGCGAAATTTTTCACAGCCTCGGCTGTTGGGATTATCCCCTTAACAGCGAAATGTATACACTTTTCCGTGCATCGGAGTTGAACAGTCAGGGATATCATTTAAGTTAA
- a CDS encoding GNAT family N-acetyltransferase, whose amino-acid sequence MNIKRLTHVDESIATAFKKLMPQLTGKEEYPSCEELEMVISKEDTYLFVATGEDEVIGTLTLVFYRIPSGLKVWIEDVIVNENSRGKGVATALIWHALQVARDKGAKKVDLTSAIGRESANRLYQKLGFEQRETNVYRYHLSGK is encoded by the coding sequence ATGAATATCAAAAGATTAACACATGTAGATGAAAGCATTGCCACTGCTTTCAAAAAACTAATGCCTCAGCTGACCGGCAAGGAGGAATACCCCTCTTGTGAAGAACTGGAAATGGTGATTAGTAAGGAAGATACCTATCTTTTTGTTGCTACCGGGGAAGATGAAGTGATCGGCACCCTTACACTCGTTTTTTACCGTATCCCATCGGGATTGAAGGTTTGGATTGAAGATGTTATAGTGAATGAAAACTCTCGCGGGAAAGGGGTTGCTACTGCCCTGATATGGCACGCACTGCAGGTTGCCCGCGACAAAGGGGCGAAGAAAGTGGATCTTACATCGGCTATCGGTCGAGAATCAGCCAACAGGTTGTATCAAAAGTTGGGTTTCGAACAGCGTGAAACAAATGTTTACAGGTATCACCTGTCAGGAAAATAA
- a CDS encoding 3-oxoacyl-ACP synthase III family protein, which yields MSKLYSVFTGTGSYVPTKQITNDYFHTYKFFDSQGEKLPTPNEEITRKFEEITTIAERRYAEDDQVTTDLALIAAQRALEASGVDKEELDYIIFAHNFGETLKNNVRIDILPTMASRLKNKLGIENPFSVAYDTLYGCPGWIQAVIQADYYIRSGDAKKILVVGADVLSRIADPHDRDSMIYADGAGAAIMEARESSSPIGIIGHNSRSDALNYVNMLHMGYSYNPKLAEKKDYYLKMNGRRLYQYALENVPKTVKAGLDKLKLHISEISKVLLHQANGKMDDAILQRLFKLYNIKDVPKTIMPMTISWLGNSSVATVPTLLDMITRKKMNGHELKSGDNIVLASVGAGMNINSIVYRIP from the coding sequence ATGAGTAAGCTTTACAGCGTTTTTACAGGGACAGGGAGCTATGTGCCTACAAAGCAGATCACAAACGATTATTTTCATACTTATAAGTTTTTTGACTCACAAGGTGAGAAGCTGCCTACACCAAATGAAGAGATCACAAGAAAATTTGAAGAGATTACTACTATTGCCGAGAGAAGGTACGCCGAAGATGATCAGGTAACAACCGATCTGGCGCTTATAGCAGCGCAAAGGGCACTTGAAGCTTCGGGAGTTGACAAGGAAGAACTCGATTATATAATTTTCGCTCACAATTTCGGGGAGACACTTAAAAATAATGTGCGGATAGATATATTGCCAACGATGGCGTCACGTTTGAAAAACAAGCTGGGTATCGAAAATCCTTTTTCTGTGGCATACGACACTCTGTATGGCTGTCCCGGATGGATACAGGCAGTAATTCAGGCCGACTACTATATACGCTCAGGGGATGCAAAAAAGATTTTGGTGGTAGGCGCTGATGTATTATCACGGATAGCTGATCCGCACGACCGTGACAGTATGATATATGCTGATGGCGCGGGAGCAGCAATTATGGAGGCACGGGAGAGTAGCTCACCCATAGGAATTATTGGACACAACTCACGCAGTGATGCCCTCAATTATGTGAATATGCTCCATATGGGATACTCATATAATCCAAAGCTGGCAGAGAAGAAAGATTATTACCTTAAGATGAACGGCCGCCGTTTATATCAGTACGCTCTTGAGAATGTACCGAAAACGGTTAAAGCCGGCCTGGATAAGCTTAAACTACACATATCTGAAATAAGTAAGGTGCTTCTTCATCAGGCAAACGGGAAAATGGATGATGCTATCCTGCAACGCCTGTTTAAGCTATACAATATAAAAGATGTGCCCAAAACCATTATGCCGATGACCATCTCATGGTTAGGCAACTCTTCGGTAGCAACCGTACCTACACTGTTAGATATGATTACCCGCAAGAAGATGAACGGTCATGAATTGAAAAGCGGCGATAATATTGTACTTGCCTCGGTAGGAGCGGGAATGAACATCAACAGCATTGTTTACAGAATTCCCTGA
- a CDS encoding saccharopine dehydrogenase family protein, whose translation MGKVLIIGAGGVGTVVANKVAQNNDVFTEIMLASRTKSKCDAIAEDVRRRTGVTITTAKVDADKVSELVALFNEFKPEIVINVALPYQDLTIMDACLECGVNYLDTANYEPKDVAKFEYKWQWAYKDKFEKAGLTAILGCGFDPGVTSIFTAYAAKHHFDEINYLDIVDCNAGDHGKAFATNFNPEINIREVTQKGKYWDNGQWVETEPHEINRTLTYPDIGPKESYLIYHEELESLVKNFPTLKRARFWMTFGQEYLTHLRVIQNIGMARIDEVEYNGQKIVPIQFLKAVLPDPGELGENYTGQTSIGCRIRGLKDSKKRTYYVYNNCSHEEAYKETGAQGVSYTTGVPATIGAMMFLQGIWKKPGVFNVEEFNPDPFMEQLKKQGLPWHELFDVDLEVC comes from the coding sequence ATGGGAAAAGTACTTATTATTGGCGCCGGAGGTGTGGGAACGGTGGTTGCCAACAAGGTGGCACAAAATAACGATGTGTTTACTGAAATTATGCTGGCGAGCCGCACCAAAAGCAAATGTGATGCTATTGCCGAAGATGTGAGACGCAGAACAGGCGTTACCATAACAACTGCAAAAGTTGATGCAGACAAAGTGTCAGAACTGGTTGCATTATTTAATGAGTTTAAACCAGAGATAGTAATTAATGTAGCACTCCCTTATCAGGATCTTACCATTATGGATGCTTGCCTTGAGTGTGGCGTGAATTATCTTGATACAGCCAACTATGAACCTAAGGATGTGGCTAAGTTCGAATACAAATGGCAGTGGGCTTATAAAGATAAATTCGAGAAAGCGGGACTTACAGCTATCCTTGGTTGCGGGTTCGACCCGGGTGTAACAAGCATATTCACTGCTTATGCGGCCAAGCATCATTTCGATGAGATTAATTATCTGGATATCGTGGACTGTAACGCAGGCGATCACGGCAAAGCGTTTGCCACCAACTTCAACCCCGAAATCAACATTCGGGAGGTTACACAGAAAGGGAAATACTGGGATAACGGCCAGTGGGTGGAAACAGAACCGCATGAGATCAACAGGACTCTCACCTACCCGGATATCGGGCCAAAAGAATCATACTTGATCTATCACGAAGAGCTGGAGTCGCTTGTAAAAAACTTTCCTACCCTCAAGCGAGCCCGTTTCTGGATGACATTCGGGCAGGAGTACCTAACTCACCTGCGTGTTATACAGAATATCGGTATGGCACGAATTGATGAAGTGGAATACAACGGGCAGAAGATTGTTCCAATTCAGTTCCTGAAAGCAGTGCTCCCCGATCCCGGTGAGCTGGGAGAAAATTATACGGGCCAGACCTCTATCGGATGCCGTATTCGCGGACTAAAAGACAGCAAAAAGCGCACCTATTACGTCTATAACAATTGCAGCCACGAAGAGGCTTACAAAGAGACCGGGGCTCAGGGAGTCAGTTACACCACAGGCGTTCCAGCAACCATCGGTGCCATGATGTTTCTACAGGGTATATGGAAGAAACCGGGAGTATTCAATGTAGAAGAGTTCAATCCGGATCCTTTCATGGAACAACTCAAAAAACAGGGATTACCCTGGCATGAGCTGTTCGATGTAGATCTGGAGGTCTGTTAA
- the pyrB gene encoding aspartate carbamoyltransferase: MSPKSFVNIGDYDQDDIFRILESASRFKQNPNRSLLKGRVCATLFFEPSTRTRLSFETAVNRLGGRIIGFSDSATSSSTKGESLKDTIIMVGNYADIIIMRHHLEGSARYASEISPVPIINAGDGSNQHPTQTMLDLFTIYETQGSLENLTITIVGDLKYGRAVHSLIQGLSYFNPKFNFVAPEELHIPEKYKAFCNNKNIEYREYTDFSSESINSADILYMTRVQKERFTDLMEYEKVKNVYILHNKMLNDSKENLRVMHPLPRVKEISQDVDDNPKAYYFQQAKNGMYIRQAIICDLMGIEVK, translated from the coding sequence ATGAGCCCAAAAAGTTTTGTAAATATTGGCGATTATGACCAGGATGATATTTTTCGTATTCTTGAGAGTGCATCCCGGTTCAAACAAAATCCAAATCGTAGCCTGCTAAAGGGAAGGGTATGTGCCACATTATTCTTTGAACCTTCCACACGTACACGTCTCAGTTTTGAAACAGCTGTCAACAGGCTGGGTGGACGAATAATTGGTTTTTCTGATTCGGCTACCAGCAGTTCAACCAAAGGTGAATCGCTGAAAGACACCATTATAATGGTGGGTAACTATGCCGACATCATTATCATGCGCCACCACCTTGAGGGGTCGGCGCGTTATGCATCTGAGATATCACCTGTACCAATTATCAATGCAGGTGACGGATCCAATCAGCATCCCACACAAACGATGCTTGACCTTTTCACGATTTACGAAACACAAGGATCTCTTGAGAATCTAACAATTACTATCGTGGGAGACCTCAAGTACGGGCGAGCGGTACACTCACTCATTCAGGGATTATCATACTTTAATCCTAAATTCAACTTCGTGGCACCTGAGGAGCTGCATATACCGGAAAAGTACAAAGCATTTTGCAATAATAAAAATATTGAATACAGAGAATATACAGACTTCTCTTCCGAATCGATCAACAGTGCCGATATACTATATATGACACGGGTACAGAAAGAACGTTTTACCGACCTTATGGAGTACGAAAAGGTAAAAAACGTCTATATACTGCATAACAAAATGCTTAATGATTCCAAAGAGAACCTGCGGGTGATGCATCCGCTTCCCCGTGTAAAGGAGATAAGCCAGGATGTGGACGACAACCCTAAAGCCTACTATTTTCAACAGGCTAAAAACGGGATGTATATACGTCAGGCGATCATTTGCGATTTGATGGGAATCGAAGTTAAATAA
- the pyrI gene encoding aspartate carbamoyltransferase regulatory subunit, whose translation MRKELQVAALENGTAIDHIPTEAVFKVVSLLKLEKLKNRITIGNNLRSNKMGKKGIIKVSDKFFREDEINRIALIAPNVNLNIIRNFEVVEKKKVTLPDEIVEIVVCNNPKCITNNEPMKTRFHVIDKEKVELQCHYCELKIKKEEIVLL comes from the coding sequence ATGAGAAAAGAATTGCAAGTTGCGGCACTCGAGAACGGAACCGCCATCGATCATATACCCACCGAAGCCGTATTCAAGGTAGTTTCTCTGCTCAAGCTGGAAAAACTGAAAAACAGGATAACCATCGGGAACAACCTAAGAAGCAACAAGATGGGCAAAAAAGGGATTATAAAAGTCTCCGATAAGTTCTTTAGGGAAGACGAAATAAATCGTATAGCTCTGATAGCACCGAATGTAAATTTAAACATAATAAGAAACTTCGAGGTAGTAGAGAAAAAAAAAGTTACCCTTCCTGATGAAATCGTAGAAATTGTTGTATGTAACAACCCGAAATGCATCACAAACAACGAACCGATGAAAACTAGGTTTCACGTAATCGATAAGGAAAAAGTGGAGCTTCAGTGCCACTACTGCGAATTAAAAATTAAAAAAGAAGAAATCGTGTTATTGTAG
- the metA gene encoding homoserine O-acetyltransferase MetA, which yields MPLNLPDKLPAIEILKKEHIFVMDDLRASTQDIRPLKILILNLMPLKITTETDLIRLLSNSPLQIEIEFLGLSTHTPKNTPIEHLMSFYTKFSKIKSAYYDGMIITGAPVEMMPFEEVKYWNELTNILDWARKHVTSTFYICWGAQAALYHFFGINKFPLEKKLFGVFSHTINDPSFPLFRGFDDEFYAPHSRHTTINADEISLHPELTILSESEEAGVYIICSRGGREFYVTGHSEYSPLTLHNEYTRDMKKGMNNVTIPVNYYRDNDPKKPPMVQWRSHANLLYINWLNYFVYQATPFNINKIELLGEL from the coding sequence ATGCCTCTGAATTTACCCGATAAATTACCTGCAATAGAGATATTAAAAAAGGAACACATTTTCGTGATGGATGACCTTCGTGCTTCCACACAAGACATACGTCCGCTTAAAATACTAATTTTAAACCTTATGCCGTTAAAGATCACCACAGAAACCGATCTTATACGGCTGCTATCAAACTCTCCTCTTCAAATTGAAATTGAGTTTCTGGGGTTATCAACACATACCCCCAAGAATACACCCATTGAACATCTGATGTCTTTTTATACCAAGTTCTCAAAAATAAAGAGCGCATACTACGACGGGATGATTATCACCGGTGCTCCGGTAGAAATGATGCCTTTTGAGGAGGTTAAATACTGGAATGAACTTACGAATATACTGGACTGGGCCCGTAAACATGTCACCTCAACCTTTTACATATGCTGGGGTGCCCAGGCTGCTTTATATCACTTCTTCGGAATCAACAAATTCCCTCTTGAGAAAAAGCTGTTTGGAGTTTTCAGCCACACGATCAACGATCCCTCTTTTCCTCTGTTCCGCGGATTCGACGATGAATTCTATGCGCCTCACAGCCGCCATACAACTATCAATGCCGACGAAATCAGTCTTCATCCGGAGCTGACTATCCTATCTGAATCTGAAGAGGCAGGTGTTTATATTATCTGTTCCCGTGGAGGAAGGGAGTTTTATGTAACCGGCCATTCCGAATATTCACCCCTTACCCTGCACAATGAATATACCCGCGATATGAAAAAAGGGATGAACAACGTAACAATACCTGTAAATTATTATAGAGACAATGACCCGAAAAAACCACCTATGGTTCAGTGGCGTTCTCATGCAAATCTTTTATATATTAACTGGCTGAATTACTTTGTTTATCAAGCCACACCATTCAATATCAATAAAATTGAGCTGTTGGGAGAATTATAA
- a CDS encoding PG0541 family transporter-associated protein, with product MKFIYITCNVSMLETLTLLLDEKEFADYQVIEQVTAKSRWGEPRQNTPVWPGYNSAIVVQEADPAKAEELINEINKMNAAAFNNGELVAAYMWGIEEYVEVKSVE from the coding sequence ATGAAGTTTATCTATATCACATGTAATGTAAGTATGCTGGAGACCCTGACACTTTTACTTGATGAAAAGGAGTTTGCCGATTATCAGGTAATTGAGCAGGTAACAGCAAAGAGTCGCTGGGGTGAACCACGGCAAAATACTCCTGTATGGCCCGGCTATAACTCTGCTATTGTTGTGCAGGAGGCTGATCCGGCGAAAGCGGAAGAGTTGATAAATGAAATTAATAAGATGAATGCTGCAGCGTTCAACAATGGTGAACTGGTAGCCGCCTATATGTGGGGCATAGAAGAATATGTCGAGGTAAAATCGGTTGAATGA
- a CDS encoding efflux RND transporter permease subunit, with protein MKLPEIGVKRPVATAMIFIAILLLGVVSLKMLPLDLMPEMEFPSITVITVYPGASANEVEEQVSKPLETVLSAAEYLTEIKSTSKENVSFIQLSYEWGGDVTSAANNARDLIELAKSRLPVAAQQPIIYKINSSMMPVLVYAINADAHYSGIEHIVEEDIATVLRKVDGVGTVLYLGQPEREIKVSINPQQMKAYGLSTSQISSMLKANNINVPAGNINLGVYDFSVRVPGKFETVDEIGNTVLKAFNGKVVRLKDVAVVEDSFKEKESFARNHVGEGVALMVQKQSGANTVDVVHAVRDKMRELQKQLPDDFQVHEVLSSEEIVTGSVNNLTSSIWYALIFVTLVVLMFLREWKSSFIVFITMPVSLISAFIAMYIMDYTINIFSLMSLVIAIGMVVDNAIVVLENITQHIEKGADPKQAAIFGTSEMGMAIAASTATTLVVFLPLLFMEGIVGIMFKQLAILTVVCMTMSLFTALTLTPMLSSQLLKRAPRGNEAKRRSKLYIASEKIFSNIEEWYKKVLGWAVFHKGLTLGIALFVFVVTMWLGKRIGTDYIPDFDAGTVSVVFKTEVGTAAEQTDSVGQQILKILLDEIPEMADGAIAAISGQTRDGVLTTVGFKEGKNVGTVLCHLVPVDKRSRSAGEIADAIRDRVEAIPQIDEVSVQGGSALATAVTGNKKPIEIIVSGNDLEQIKAVALDFEEKMKAENSFTDVTTTVDPGKLEVQVRVDKEKASQMALNVAMVGLQVRQNLFGTESGDFTEEGNDYEVVIQYAPEFRNEVSKLNEMQITNLLGQQIPLSSVADIVEESGPIEIQRLSQERYVKAVANLNEISLGEATQLAEKLIAETTVPEGVTVEIGGQVDDQSSSFQSLYLIFFLGIALVYMVMAAQFESFKDPFIILFAIPFTLVGVILAFFITNITLSVVTFIGLIMLVGIVVNNGIVLVDYTNMLRKRDYSLRDAVMEAGRSRLRPVLMTSLTTILGMLPMALSTGMGKEMYAPLGITIIGGLFISVLTTLIMVPTMYATIYHRTLISDRTLVRLRKKLNKSEGNSKN; from the coding sequence ATGAAATTACCTGAAATAGGTGTAAAAAGACCTGTGGCAACCGCTATGATATTCATAGCTATACTTCTGCTTGGAGTAGTATCGCTCAAGATGTTGCCGCTTGACCTCATGCCTGAAATGGAGTTCCCCTCCATAACGGTGATTACCGTATATCCCGGTGCCTCGGCAAACGAGGTGGAAGAGCAGGTCTCAAAGCCGTTGGAAACCGTGCTATCTGCCGCAGAGTATCTGACGGAAATTAAATCTACATCGAAAGAGAATGTATCATTCATTCAACTAAGTTATGAGTGGGGAGGCGATGTTACCTCCGCGGCAAATAATGCACGTGACCTTATAGAGTTGGCAAAGAGCCGTCTTCCTGTAGCAGCACAGCAACCAATTATCTACAAGATTAACTCCTCAATGATGCCAGTGCTTGTGTATGCTATTAATGCCGATGCTCACTACAGTGGCATTGAACATATTGTAGAGGAGGACATAGCAACTGTATTGCGCAAGGTAGATGGAGTGGGTACAGTACTTTATCTGGGCCAGCCGGAACGTGAAATTAAGGTATCTATCAACCCGCAGCAGATGAAGGCATACGGGCTGTCAACATCACAGATATCATCAATGCTCAAGGCCAACAATATTAATGTCCCTGCCGGAAACATCAATTTGGGAGTTTACGATTTCTCTGTTCGTGTGCCGGGGAAGTTCGAAACGGTTGATGAAATAGGCAATACGGTATTAAAAGCGTTCAACGGTAAGGTTGTCAGGCTTAAAGATGTTGCCGTGGTTGAAGATTCATTCAAGGAAAAAGAGTCGTTTGCCCGTAATCACGTTGGTGAGGGAGTGGCATTGATGGTACAGAAACAGTCCGGCGCAAACACCGTTGATGTGGTTCATGCGGTCCGTGATAAGATGAGAGAGCTTCAAAAACAGCTACCCGACGATTTTCAGGTGCATGAGGTATTAAGCTCTGAAGAGATCGTAACCGGTTCTGTTAACAACCTAACCTCTTCTATTTGGTACGCCCTTATCTTTGTAACGCTGGTTGTTCTTATGTTTCTGCGCGAGTGGAAATCGAGTTTTATTGTTTTCATAACCATGCCGGTGTCACTGATTTCCGCTTTTATAGCGATGTATATTATGGATTACACCATCAATATATTTTCTCTGATGTCGCTTGTTATCGCCATAGGAATGGTGGTGGATAATGCCATTGTGGTACTCGAAAATATTACTCAGCATATTGAAAAGGGAGCCGATCCAAAACAGGCTGCCATCTTTGGAACATCGGAGATGGGCATGGCTATTGCAGCTTCAACGGCAACTACCCTGGTGGTGTTTCTTCCTCTTCTTTTTATGGAGGGCATTGTCGGGATAATGTTTAAACAGCTAGCCATTCTTACGGTTGTTTGTATGACTATGTCGCTGTTTACGGCACTCACACTAACTCCGATGCTTTCGTCGCAGCTGCTGAAAAGAGCTCCTCGCGGTAATGAGGCAAAACGTCGTTCAAAATTGTATATTGCCAGTGAGAAGATTTTCAGCAATATTGAAGAATGGTACAAAAAAGTACTTGGATGGGCTGTTTTTCATAAAGGGCTTACGCTGGGTATAGCACTATTTGTTTTTGTTGTAACAATGTGGTTAGGTAAGCGAATAGGTACCGACTATATTCCCGATTTTGATGCGGGAACGGTATCGGTGGTCTTCAAGACCGAAGTGGGTACAGCTGCAGAACAAACAGACAGTGTAGGGCAGCAGATATTGAAAATCCTGCTCGATGAGATTCCTGAAATGGCTGATGGAGCCATCGCCGCCATCTCGGGGCAGACACGTGATGGTGTGCTCACGACCGTTGGCTTTAAAGAGGGTAAAAACGTGGGTACGGTACTGTGTCACCTTGTACCTGTTGATAAAAGGAGTCGCTCTGCCGGCGAAATAGCCGATGCTATTCGTGATCGTGTGGAAGCTATACCGCAAATAGATGAGGTGAGTGTTCAGGGTGGTAGTGCATTGGCTACTGCCGTAACTGGAAATAAAAAACCTATTGAAATTATTGTTTCCGGCAACGACCTGGAGCAAATAAAGGCTGTGGCACTTGATTTTGAGGAAAAAATGAAAGCCGAGAATTCGTTTACAGATGTTACAACCACTGTAGATCCGGGTAAACTGGAAGTTCAGGTACGTGTAGACAAGGAAAAGGCATCGCAGATGGCACTGAATGTTGCCATGGTCGGATTACAGGTGCGTCAGAACTTGTTTGGTACAGAATCGGGCGACTTTACAGAAGAGGGAAACGATTACGAAGTAGTTATACAATATGCGCCGGAGTTTCGGAATGAAGTATCTAAGCTCAATGAAATGCAGATTACCAACCTGCTGGGTCAGCAGATTCCCCTTTCGTCAGTAGCCGACATAGTGGAAGAGAGCGGCCCTATTGAGATACAGCGTCTTTCACAGGAGAGATATGTGAAAGCTGTCGCTAATTTGAACGAAATATCTCTGGGTGAAGCCACTCAGCTGGCTGAAAAACTGATCGCTGAAACCACTGTACCTGAGGGTGTAACTGTTGAGATAGGTGGGCAGGTAGATGACCAGTCATCATCATTTCAATCACTCTATCTGATTTTCTTTTTAGGTATCGCTCTTGTATATATGGTGATGGCGGCCCAGTTTGAATCGTTTAAAGACCCCTTCATAATCCTTTTTGCAATTCCATTTACCCTTGTGGGAGTTATCCTGGCATTCTTTATCACTAATATCACGTTGAGTGTTGTAACCTTTATCGGGCTTATTATGCTTGTAGGGATTGTGGTGAATAATGGAATTGTGTTGGTTGACTATACCAACATGTTGCGTAAGAGGGACTATTCACTCCGTGACGCAGTGATGGAGGCGGGCCGTTCGCGTCTTCGCCCCGTGCTGATGACCTCGCTTACTACCATTCTTGGCATGTTGCCAATGGCACTCAGTACAGGAATGGGAAAAGAGATGTATGCCCCGCTTGGGATCACGATTATTGGCGGACTGTTTATTTCTGTATTAACTACCCTGATTATGGTACCAACAATGTATGCCACTATCTATCACCGTACACTGATTAGTGATCGTACTCTTGTCCGGTTGAGGAAGAAACTGAATAAATCTGAAGGGAACAGTAAAAATTAA